The genomic region AGACAAAGTCTATGGGCTCTTTAGCAATATCATATATATTTGACAAGCCATATGGAATAGAATGTCCTTCTTTAGTTTGAATTTCAATAGGTTCTTGAGTTCTATCTAAATAAAAAGTTTTGTACCCCTTTTCTTTTGCTTTCTCTATATATTTCTTTTCATATTTTATGTTCATTGCAGATCTTATCCATGGAAAATACTTCATTGTGGCAATAACAGCTCTGGCCATATGACTTTTTCCGAAAAATGCAGGTTCATGAATAAAATTTATTTCATCACCAAGTTTATGTATTCTACCTGGAAATTTCCCAACATCATATTCATTTTCTGCCTCTGGCAACGCAAATACTATATTTTGACCAACTTCAGGTATGGTATATTTCCCTAATTTATTTATTTCAGATTTTATTTTCCAAAGCTCCTCTAAAATATAATTTTTATGATATTCATATACCATATTTTCTGTTTCTACAGAAAATTCTGAATTTTTAACCATTTTATCCATATAATATAACGAAGCATTAATGGATTCTTCAATAGTATAACCCATATAAATATGTGCTGTTATTAGTGAAGAGAAAATACAACCTGTCCCATGTAATTGTTTTTCATATCTTTGTGAATAGAATTTTTTATTTTTATATAATATTTCTATTTTTTCAGTATTTTTATGCCCACCTGTAATTATTACATCACATTTTATATCTGTTATTTCATATTCTTCTGAGTTCATTATCATTAAATCTACGTATTTTGAACCTTCATTTACATCATTAGGTGAAATTATCGTATATCCTGTAGAGGTTTTTATTATAGGGTTCCATATAATTTTTGCTTCATTATATCTTTTTCTCAAAATTTTAATCTGTTTTGAATTTGCCATTCCCACCTTTATTAAAGAGAATTTATCAAATAAGTCGAATTCTTCAAAGTTTTCTCTGAACTCCACACTTTTAAATTCTTTTTCATTCTGTACTGTGTATGCCGATATAATGGCTTTTGGACTTATTTTAAACATTTTCATTATTGATATATCCTGTAATATACCTGCTCCACCAGATGGATCAAATCCTGAAAATACAAGCATCATAATTCCTCCTATTCTATTAACAATATTTCTGATTTTTCGAGGTATTCCTCTGTAATTCTCATTGCACATAATGGTCCACACATAGAACACATATTGCTTTCTTTTCCTTTTCTTGCGGTATAGAATTTTTTAGCTTTTTCCTGATCCAGTGCAAGCTCAAACTGTTTTTTCCAGTCGAACTGTTTTCTTGCTTTGCTCATTTCATTATCAATATCCATATTTTTTCTATTTTTAGCTATGTCAGCTGAGTGGGCTGCTATCTTTGTTGATATTACCCCTTCTTTTATATCTTCTATAGTTGGCAATCTGAGATGTTCCGCAGGTGTTACTGCACAAAGAAAATCTGCTCCTTTGGCTGCAGCAATAGCTCCACCTATTGCAGAGGTTATATGGTCGTATCCTGGGGCAATATCCGTTGTAATTGGACCAAGTACATAGAAAGGTGCTCCATCACAGATTTTCTTTTGTAATATCACATTGGCCTCAATTTCATCGATTGGCATATGTCCCGGACCTTCAACCATTACCTGAACACCAGCATTACGAGCCATTTTTACCAGTTCACCTAATCTCAATAATTCTTCAAATTGAAGATCATCTGTAGCATCATGTAATGATCCTGGTCTCATCCCATCCCCAAGGCTTATTGTTATATCATATTCTTTACATATTTTCAGTATTTCGTCATAAAATTCGTAAAATGGATTTTCCTTGTGATTTTTTATCATCCATCCAACAATTATTGAACCACCACGTGAAACTATTTTTGTTATTCTTTTTGAGTTTCTCAATTTTTCAATGGTTGTTCTAGTGATACCTGCATGTATTGTCATAAAATCAACACCATCTTCGGCATGGTCTTTTACCATTTGAATGAAATCCTCAGCTTCAAAATCAATTACCCTTTTTTTCTGTTGTATGGCTTTTGTTGCAGCATCATATACAGGTACCGTCCCAACCATGATATTTGAATTTTTGATTATTTCATTTCTTATATAACTTAAATCTCCCCATGTTGAAAGGTCCATTATTGAATCTGCACCATATTTTTCTGCAATTTCAAGTTTTTTCAACTCTTCATTCAAATCTGTATATCCCTGAGAAGTACCAATATTAATATTTACCTTTGTTTTTAATCCTTCACCAATAGCTCTGATATTTTTAAAATTATGATTTTTATTTTTGGGCAATACAGCTCTTCCAGAGGTTATTTTTTCTCTCAATAATTCCGGAGATATATTTTCATGCTTTGCTGCAATTATCATCTCTTCCGTAATAACTCCCATTTTTGCGAATTCCAATTGTGTCATTTTCTTTCCTCCTTAAAACCAGTTTACTGTTGTAGGATTATATCCTCTACTTTTTATATAGTTAATAAACTCCTGAAAGTTTCGTTTATCTTCTGTTTCAAATTGCTTTATTGATTTTTTATATATAGTATAGCCACCAACATTTGTTGTTGAACCTGCTGACATCTTTGTTGCAATTCCTATGAGTGCATTTCTAAAATCCGCATTTTCACGCGTTGAAATATTTATATGAACTCTTGGAAAAATTAATTTTAAAGCAATAATGTAATGTATAAGCTGTTTATCAGGAATAATATAAAAATTGTTTTTTACATTGTATGCAGATTTTATTCTTGGAAAGGATATTGCATATTCTATCTCAGGATAATTTTTTAACAGATAATCCATATGATACGCAAGCATTATTATTTCAAATTCTGGTTCATATAATCCAAGCAATGCTCCAATATTTATTTCCCTAACTCCAGATTTTATTGCATATTCGATTGTATCTAATCGTTTTTTATAATCGCTTTTTGGACCAAAAAGATGAACTTCTTTATATTTCTTTATACAATATGTCTCCTGATACATTGTAACACCTATTAATCCTGCTGATATTAGCTTTTTATATTCGTCTTCTTTTAAAGAATAGGTTTCTATAGAAACTTCTTTGAAAAATCTTTTCAATAATTTTATTGTATTATATAGATAATCTAAATCTGTAGTTACAGGGTCTTCACCTGTTAATATGAGGACATGGTCTATGCCTGCGTTTTTTAAATATAAAGACTCTTTTTCTATTTTTTCGTAGGTTAATTTTTTTCTCTGGATCTTGTTTGTTGCCTTGAATCCGCAGTATGTACATCCATTTATGCAATAATTTGATATGTATAATGGGGCGTATAAAAATATAACATCACCAAAGAACTTTCTGTTATTTTTCATTACTTTCTTCGCCATTGTTCGAAGATTTGTGTTTTCAAGCAAACCGAATATTTCATTTACAGCAAAAAAATCTTTTTTTAAGTTGATATGGTGTTCTTTTTTTCTTTCTTTTTCTATATATTTGATAATTTTTTCAACATTCTCAGAAAACATGTCAATCTCTTCCTATATAATCGAACAATGGCGAAGATGCTTCTGCCACCTCTTTTTCTTCGGGCATTCCTGATAGATATGCAAGTCTCCCAGCTTCAGCAGCAAGAGAAAAAGCCTTTACCATCTTGACAGGATCATCTGCTATCGAAACTGCTGTGTTTGCAAGAACAGCATGACATCCTGTTTCCATAGCCTCTGCTACATGTGATGGTTTCCCTATTCCTGCATCTATTATTACCTTCACATCAAATTCGTTTAAAAGAATCTTCACAAGCTCCTTTGTTGCGAATCCCTTATTTGTGCCTATAGGTGATCCCAGTGGCATTAATACCTCTGCACCATTTTCTATCATTTTTCGTGCATCATATAAATCAGGATACATATAAGGAAATACTTTAAAACCATTTTCAGTTAATAATTTACATGCTTTTACAGTTTCCTGATTATCCGGCATTAGATACTTTGAATCGTTTATGATTTCTATTTTTACCCAATCTGTATTCATTAATTCTTTTCCAGCTTTTGCAATTAATAATGCTTCTTCTGCATTTCTTGCTCCAGATGTGTTTACCATTATTTTTTTTACATTAATATAATCCAGGATACTTTCATTCATATTACTATATGATGCTCTTCTCATTGCAACGGTAACAACTTCAATATTTGCTTCTTCTATAGCTTTTTTCATAATATTATAATCTCGAAATTTTCCAGTACCCATAAAAAATAGATTATTGATTTCTTCACCGTAAAAATTGATATTAACCACCTCCCACTACAGTAATAATCTCAATTTTATCGTTTTTAGATAAATATTGTTCAGAATAATTTTTTATGGGGATAATTTCTCCGTTTTTTACTACAACAATAGGTTTATCGTTGAAAGAAAATTCTTCAAGTAATTCCTTTAAAGTATTACTTTTACACTCTTTTGCTTTACCGTTTATAT from Marinitoga aeolica harbors:
- a CDS encoding radical SAM protein — its product is MFSENVEKIIKYIEKERKKEHHINLKKDFFAVNEIFGLLENTNLRTMAKKVMKNNRKFFGDVIFLYAPLYISNYCINGCTYCGFKATNKIQRKKLTYEKIEKESLYLKNAGIDHVLILTGEDPVTTDLDYLYNTIKLLKRFFKEVSIETYSLKEDEYKKLISAGLIGVTMYQETYCIKKYKEVHLFGPKSDYKKRLDTIEYAIKSGVREINIGALLGLYEPEFEIIMLAYHMDYLLKNYPEIEYAISFPRIKSAYNVKNNFYIIPDKQLIHYIIALKLIFPRVHINISTRENADFRNALIGIATKMSAGSTTNVGGYTIYKKSIKQFETEDKRNFQEFINYIKSRGYNPTTVNWF
- the thiS gene encoding sulfur carrier protein ThiS gives rise to the protein MRVYINGKAKECKSNTLKELLEEFSFNDKPIVVVKNGEIIPIKNYSEQYLSKNDKIEIITVVGGG
- a CDS encoding thiazole synthase; translation: MVNINFYGEEINNLFFMGTGKFRDYNIMKKAIEEANIEVVTVAMRRASYSNMNESILDYINVKKIMVNTSGARNAEEALLIAKAGKELMNTDWVKIEIINDSKYLMPDNQETVKACKLLTENGFKVFPYMYPDLYDARKMIENGAEVLMPLGSPIGTNKGFATKELVKILLNEFDVKVIIDAGIGKPSHVAEAMETGCHAVLANTAVSIADDPVKMVKAFSLAAEAGRLAYLSGMPEEKEVAEASSPLFDYIGRD
- the thiC gene encoding phosphomethylpyrimidine synthase ThiC produces the protein MTQLEFAKMGVITEEMIIAAKHENISPELLREKITSGRAVLPKNKNHNFKNIRAIGEGLKTKVNINIGTSQGYTDLNEELKKLEIAEKYGADSIMDLSTWGDLSYIRNEIIKNSNIMVGTVPVYDAATKAIQQKKRVIDFEAEDFIQMVKDHAEDGVDFMTIHAGITRTTIEKLRNSKRITKIVSRGGSIIVGWMIKNHKENPFYEFYDEILKICKEYDITISLGDGMRPGSLHDATDDLQFEELLRLGELVKMARNAGVQVMVEGPGHMPIDEIEANVILQKKICDGAPFYVLGPITTDIAPGYDHITSAIGGAIAAAKGADFLCAVTPAEHLRLPTIEDIKEGVISTKIAAHSADIAKNRKNMDIDNEMSKARKQFDWKKQFELALDQEKAKKFYTARKGKESNMCSMCGPLCAMRITEEYLEKSEILLIE
- a CDS encoding thiamine-phosphate synthase family protein, whose amino-acid sequence is MLVFSGFDPSGGAGILQDISIMKMFKISPKAIISAYTVQNEKEFKSVEFRENFEEFDLFDKFSLIKVGMANSKQIKILRKRYNEAKIIWNPIIKTSTGYTIISPNDVNEGSKYVDLMIMNSEEYEITDIKCDVIITGGHKNTEKIEILYKNKKFYSQRYEKQLHGTGCIFSSLITAHIYMGYTIEESINASLYYMDKMVKNSEFSVETENMVYEYHKNYILEELWKIKSEINKLGKYTIPEVGQNIVFALPEAENEYDVGKFPGRIHKLGDEINFIHEPAFFGKSHMARAVIATMKYFPWIRSAMNIKYEKKYIEKAKEKGYKTFYLDRTQEPIEIQTKEGHSIPYGLSNIYDIAKEPIDFVWDDGFYGKEAMIGFLEETHRRL